The following proteins come from a genomic window of Meles meles chromosome 1, mMelMel3.1 paternal haplotype, whole genome shotgun sequence:
- the CGN gene encoding cingulin isoform X2, with product MEQASTMAEPRGPVDHGVQIRFITEPVGDAEMGTLRRGGRRPAKDARANTYGVAVRVQGIAGQPFVVLNSGEQGGDSFGVQIKGSNNIGALGALSSDSEFPESSYSHAKEFPACSQGSMSDEEPGAHWNGKLLRSQSQASLTGPAPVSPSTRSTSLVELAPQGASPGSTIDTAPLSSVDSLINKFDGHHGGQARGRTGRRMRTLPPEQRKRSQSLDNRLPRDTVEERERRSPNHWTPSTKHDSHMGSSRQSTQSQSSLGGFSRSHQTQDWVLQSFEEPRGRAQDPGMLQFKSTPDLLRDQQETAPPGSVDHVKATIYSILREGSSESETSVRRKVSLVLEQMQSLVMTSPVSAKALAGQSELTRKVEELQQKLDDEVKKRQKLEPSRVGLEQQLEEKEEECSRLQQLLERKKGEAQQGTKELQNMKLLVDQGERVRHGLETQVMELQDKLKQAQGSESAKEALRKDLSETRQLLEEVLEGKQRIEEQLRLRERELTALKGALKEEVASRDQELESVRQQYQRDAEQLRQSMQDATQDHAALEVERQKMSTLVRELQRELEETSEETGHWQSMFQKNKEELRATKQELLQLRMEKEEMEEELGEKMDVLQRELGQARAGAADTRQMEELKKELRQTQRELKELREEQQSQEVAGRHRERELEKQLKVEADRGRGLEQQNLQLQKTIQQLRQDCEEASKAQTAAEAEVAVLGQRRAAVETTLQETQEENDEFRRSILGLEQQLKEARGLAESGEVVEARLRDKVQRLEAEKQQLDDALNAAQEESGSLAAAKRVLEARLEEAQQGLARLGQEQQALNRALEEEGKQREALRRGKAELEEQKRLLDKTVCQLNKELEQIGNDSKQALRELQAQLEDYKEKARREVADAQRQAKEWASEAEKNSGGLSRLQDETQRLRQALQASQADRDTARLDKELLAQRLQGLEQEAESKKRSQDDRTRQLKGLEEKVSRLEAELDEERSTVELLTERMNRGRDQVDQLRAELMQERSTRQDLECDKISLERQNKDLKSRLASSEGFQKPSASISQLESQNRELQERLQAEEREKTVLQSTNRKLERRVKELSIQIDDERQHVNDQKDQLSLRVKALKRQVDEAEEEIERLDGLRKKAQRELEEQHEVNEQLQARIKTLEKDSWRKASRSAAESTQHEGLSSDEEYDSVYDPSSIASLLTESNLQTSSC from the exons ATGGAGCAGGCATCCACCATGGCtgagccccggggccctgtagACCATGGAGTCCAGATTCGCTTCATTACAGAGCCAGTGGGTGATGCAGAGATGGGCACCCTACGTCGTGGTGGGCGACGTCCAGCTAAGGATGCAAGAGCCAATACCTATGGGGTTGCTGTGCGTGTGCAGGGCATTGCTGGACAGCCCTTTGTAGTGCTCAACAGTGGGGAGCAAGGTGGTGACTCCTTTGGAGTCCAGATCAAGGGGTCCAACAACATAGGGGCTCTGGGAGCGCTGAGCTCTGACTCGGAATTCCCTGAGAGCTCCTACTCTCATGCCAAGGAATTTCCTGCCTGCTCACAGGGCAGTATGTCTGATGAGGAGCCTGGGGCCCATTGGAATGGAAAGCTACTCAGATCCCAGTCCCAGGCCTCACTGACAGGCCCTGCCCCTGTGAGTCCGAGTACCAGGAGCACTAGCCTTGTGGAGCTGGCCCCCCAGGGAGCTTCCCCAGGGAGCACCATTGACACTGCTCCCCTGTCTTCAGTGGACTCACTCATCAACAAGTTTGACGGTCACCATGGGGGGCAGGCCCGGGGGCGGACTGGCCGGCGCATGCGGACTCTGCCCCCTGAACAACGCAAGCGGAGCCAAAGCCTGGACAACCGGCTCCCAAGGGATACCGTTGAGGAACGGGAGCGTCGGTCCCCCAACCACTGGACTCCTAGCACAAAGCATGACAGCCACATGGGCAGCTCTAGGCAGTCGACCCAGAGCCAGAGCTCTCTTGGTGGCTTTAGCCGTTCCCATCAGACCCAGGACTGGGTTCTGCAGAGTTTTGAGGAGCCACGGGGGAGAGCTCAGGATCCTGGCATGCTACAG TTCAAATCAACCCCAGACCTTCTCCGAGACCAGCAGGAGACAGCCCCACCAGGCAGTGTGGACCATGTGAAGGCCACCATCTACAGCATCCTGAGGGAGGG AAGCTCAGAAAGCGAAACATCTGTGAGGAGGAAGGTCAGTTTGGTGCTGGAACAGATGCAGTCTCTGGTG ATGACTTCTCCTGTGTCTGCTAAGGCCCTGGCTGGGCAGAGCGAGCTCACCCGAAAAGTGGAGGAGTTGCAGCAAAAGCTGGATGACGAGGTGAAG AAGCGACAAAAGCTAGAGCCATCCCGGGTTGGTCTGGAGCAGCagctggaggagaaggaagaagagtgCAGCCGGCTGCAGCAACtgctggagaggaagaagggggaggCCCAGCAGGGCACCAAAGA GCTCCAGAACATGAAGCTCCTTGTGGATCAGGGTGAAAGGGTAAGACATGGGCTGGAGACCCAGGTGATGGAGCTGCAGGACAAGCTGAAACAGGCCCAGGGATCGGAGTCTGCTAAGGAGGCGCTAAGAAAG GACCTGTCAGAGACCCGACAGCTTCTGGAAGAGGTGTTGGAGGGAAAACAGCGGATAGAGGAGCAGCTGAGACTGCGGGAGCGGGAGCTGACAGCCCTGAAGGGGGCCCTGAAGGAGGAGGTGGCCTCCCGTGACCAGGAGTTGGAAAGCGTCCGGCAGCAGTACCAGCGAGATGCAGAGCAGCTTCGCCAGAGTATGCAGGATGCCACTCAG GACCATGCTGCCTTAgaggtggagaggcagaagaTGTCAACCCTGGTgcgggagctgcagagggagctggaggagaCCTCAGAGGAGACAGGGCATTGGCAGAGCATGTTCCAAAAGAACAAGGAGGAGCTTAGAGCCACCAAGCAGGA ACTCCTGCAGCTGcggatggagaaggaggagatggaAGAGGAGCTtggggagaagatggatgtcctaCAGAGGGAGTTAGGGCAGGCCCGGGCTGGTGCTGCAGATACTCGCCAAATGGAGGAGCTCAAGAAG GAGCTACGCCAGACCCAGCGGGAACTTAAGGAACTGAGAGAAGAGCAGCAGAGCCAGGAGGTGGCTGGGCGCCACCGGGAGCGGGAGTTGGAGAAGCAACTGAAGGTTGAGGCTGATCGAGGTCGGGGGTTGGAACAGCAGAACCTCCAGCTACAAAAGACCATCCAGCAACTGAGACAGGACTGTGAAGAGGCTTCCAAG GCTCAGacggcagcagaggcagaggtggCAGTGCTGGGGCAGCGGCGGGCAGCCGTGGAAACCACACTTCAGGAGACCCAGGAGGAGAATGACGAGTTCCGACGGAGCATCCTGGGTCTAGAGCAGCAGCTGAAGGAAGCCCGGGGCCTGGCGGAAAGTGGGGAAGTGGTGGAGGCAAGGCTTCGGGACAAGGTGCAGCGGCTAGAG GCTGAGAAACAGCAGCTGGACGACGCCCTGAATGCAGCTCAGGAAGAGTCGGGGAGCCTGGCAGCTGCCAAGCGGGTACTGGAGGCCCGGCTGGAGGAGGCCCAGCAGGGGCTGGCCCGCTTGGGGCAGGAGCAGCAGGCACTGAACCGGGCTttagaggaggaggggaagcagcgGGAGGCGCTCCGGCGGGGCAAGGCTGAGCTGGAGGAGCAGAAGCGCTTGCTGGACAAGACTGTTTGCCAGCTGAACAAAGAG tTGGAGCAGATTGGGAATGACTCTAAGCAGGCCCTGCGGGAGCTGCAGGCCCAGCTGGAGGATTACAAGGAGAAGGCCCGGCGGGAGGTGGCGGATGCCCAGCGCCAGGCCAAGGAGTGGGCCAGTGAGGCTGAGAAGAACTCAGGGGGGCTGAGCCGGCTTCAGGATGAG ACCCAGAGGCTACGGCAGGCCCTGCAGGCGTCTCAGGCTGACCGGGACACAGCCCGGCTGGACAAAGAGCTGCTGGCCCAGCGACTGCAAGGGCTGGAGCAAGAGGCAGAGAGCAAAAAGCGTTCCCAGGATGACAGGACCCGGCAACTCAAGGGTCTTGAG GAGAAAGTCTCACGGCTGGAAGCGGAGTTAGATGAGGAGAGGAGCACCGTGGAGCTGCTGACAGAACGCATGAATCGTGGTCGGGACCAG GTGGACCAgctgagggcagagctcatgCAGGAGAGGTCCACTCGACAGGACCTGGAGTGTGACAAAATCTCCCTGGAGAGACAG AACAAGGACTTGAAGAGCCGCTTGGCCAGCTCAGAAGGCTTCCAGAAGCCCAGCGCCAGCATCTCTCAGCTTGAATCCCAGAATCGGGAGTTGCAGGAGCGGCTGCAGGCTGAAGAGAG GGAGAAGACTGTTCTGCAGTCTACCAACCGAAAACTGGAACGGAGGGTTAAAGAGCTGTCCATCCAAATTGATGATGAGCGGCAGCACGTCAATGACCAGAAGGACCAG CTAAGCCTGAGGGTAAAGGCTTTGAAGCGGCAGGTGGACGAAGCAGAAGAGGAGATTGAACGACTCGATGGCCTGAGGAAGAAGGCCCAGCGTGAGCTGGAAGAGCAGCATGAGGTCAATGAACAGCTCCAGGCCCGGATCAAAACCCTAGAGAAGGACTCCTG GCGCAAAGCCTCCCGCTCAGCTGCTGAGTCAACCCAGCATGAAGGGCTGAGCTCAGATGAGGAATATGACAGCGTCTACGACCCTTCTTCCATTGCATCACTGCTTACGGAAAGCAACCTGCAGACCAGCTCTTGTTAG